A stretch of Vannielia litorea DNA encodes these proteins:
- a CDS encoding penicillin acylase family protein, with translation MARIFRWLLRIVTAGLLTAFLVACVTYYLASRSIPDYSARLSVAGLAGPVEIVRDNANVPHIFGSTDEDVFFGLGFAHAQDRLWQMTMSRRAAQGRLSEIFGVRTVKTDELLRRFGLYEAASASVSSLDAETRAMLEAYSAGVNAWIATVNEGALGRGAPEFFLFSREIAPWRPADTVAMGKIMALQLTGQLQEEVLRARVSLQLPEPRLADILPDVPGPGTAALPDYASLVPIGEPPAGWTQYALDPLSPVKPRAFAGASNAWAAAPKRSAAGKALLANDPHLGFTAPTVWYLARVELSTGGVIGATIPGIPFILSGRSDALAWGITSSYLDDQDVFMEELNPANPQEYRTPTGWKAFSTKSSIIEIKGSEPITITLRRTENGPVLPGSHYNLDKVTPGGHVASLGWTALSPRDTSMQAALGLQRARTIEEAIDAMELFIAPAQNLTIAEPGRVALKMVGAMPNRNPGHASQGRMPALGWRTENRWAGRMPYEKNPTFIDPVGGILGNTNNKTVDRPFPEHVSFTWGDTQRIQRWTRLMQTREVHTRESFIDAQLDTVSVTARTLLPLIAKDLWFTGEAAPEGTPERQRQRALELLANWNGEMSEHLPEPLIFAAWLKHLQNRLVRDELGPLSVEFAHPEPLFLERVFRDVDGAAVWCDVAQSTAQETCTDIARIALDEALLWIGANYGTALESLRWGDAHEALHDHAVLGEVPVLKWIVNIHQSTSGGDFTLLRGRTKGSDPDPYSNVHGAGYRGVYDFSDPDSSVFITATGQSGHPLSRHYDDLGALWRRGEYIPMSLDPALARAANVGVTVLTPAE, from the coding sequence ATGGCGCGCATCTTTCGCTGGCTTCTGCGGATCGTGACGGCGGGTTTGCTGACGGCTTTCCTGGTGGCCTGCGTGACCTACTACCTCGCCTCGCGGTCGATCCCCGATTACAGCGCGCGGCTGTCCGTGGCGGGGCTCGCCGGGCCGGTGGAGATCGTGCGGGACAACGCCAATGTGCCACATATCTTCGGCTCGACCGACGAGGACGTGTTCTTTGGCCTCGGGTTTGCCCATGCCCAGGACCGGCTCTGGCAGATGACGATGTCGCGGCGTGCGGCGCAGGGGCGGCTTTCGGAGATCTTCGGGGTGCGCACGGTCAAGACCGACGAGCTGCTCCGCCGGTTCGGGCTCTACGAGGCGGCCTCGGCCTCGGTCTCCTCGCTCGATGCCGAGACACGGGCGATGCTGGAGGCCTATTCGGCGGGGGTGAACGCCTGGATCGCGACTGTCAACGAGGGGGCGCTGGGCCGGGGTGCGCCGGAGTTCTTCTTGTTCTCGCGCGAGATCGCGCCGTGGCGGCCTGCCGATACGGTCGCCATGGGAAAGATCATGGCGCTCCAGCTCACCGGCCAGCTGCAGGAAGAGGTGCTGCGGGCGCGGGTCTCGCTGCAACTGCCCGAGCCGCGGCTGGCCGATATCCTGCCCGACGTGCCGGGCCCCGGCACCGCCGCCCTGCCCGACTATGCGAGCCTCGTGCCGATCGGCGAGCCGCCCGCGGGCTGGACGCAATATGCGCTGGACCCGCTCTCGCCGGTGAAGCCACGGGCCTTTGCGGGTGCCTCCAACGCCTGGGCCGCCGCACCCAAGCGCTCGGCGGCCGGCAAGGCGCTCCTGGCGAATGACCCGCACCTGGGGTTCACCGCGCCGACGGTGTGGTACCTGGCGAGAGTCGAGCTTTCGACCGGCGGGGTGATCGGGGCGACCATTCCGGGTATTCCCTTCATCCTGTCGGGGCGGTCGGATGCGCTGGCCTGGGGGATAACCTCGTCCTACCTCGACGATCAGGATGTGTTCATGGAGGAGCTGAACCCGGCCAATCCGCAGGAATACCGCACGCCGACGGGCTGGAAGGCCTTCAGCACCAAGAGCTCGATCATCGAGATCAAGGGTTCCGAGCCGATCACCATCACCCTGCGGCGCACCGAGAACGGACCTGTCTTGCCGGGCTCGCACTACAACCTCGACAAGGTCACGCCGGGCGGTCACGTGGCGTCACTGGGGTGGACGGCGCTCTCGCCGCGCGACACCTCGATGCAGGCCGCGCTCGGGCTCCAGAGGGCCAGGACCATCGAGGAGGCCATCGACGCGATGGAGCTCTTCATCGCGCCGGCGCAAAACCTGACCATCGCCGAGCCGGGCCGGGTGGCCCTGAAGATGGTGGGCGCGATGCCCAACAGGAACCCCGGCCATGCCAGCCAGGGGCGGATGCCGGCGCTGGGCTGGCGGACCGAGAATCGCTGGGCCGGCCGCATGCCCTACGAGAAGAACCCGACCTTCATCGACCCGGTGGGCGGCATCCTCGGCAACACCAACAACAAGACGGTCGATCGCCCCTTCCCGGAGCATGTGAGCTTCACCTGGGGCGATACCCAGCGGATCCAGCGCTGGACCCGGCTGATGCAGACCCGCGAGGTGCACACCCGCGAGAGCTTCATCGACGCGCAGCTCGACACGGTGAGCGTGACCGCGCGCACCCTGCTGCCGCTCATTGCCAAGGACCTGTGGTTCACCGGCGAGGCCGCGCCCGAAGGCACGCCGGAACGGCAACGGCAGAGGGCGCTGGAGCTCCTGGCCAACTGGAACGGCGAGATGAGCGAGCATCTGCCGGAGCCGCTGATCTTTGCCGCCTGGCTGAAGCACCTGCAGAACCGGCTTGTCCGCGACGAGCTGGGGCCACTATCGGTGGAGTTCGCCCACCCGGAACCGCTGTTCCTGGAGCGGGTCTTCCGCGATGTCGACGGGGCGGCGGTGTGGTGCGACGTGGCGCAGTCGACGGCGCAGGAAACCTGCACCGACATTGCCCGGATCGCGCTCGACGAGGCGCTGCTCTGGATCGGCGCGAACTACGGCACCGCGCTGGAAAGCCTGCGCTGGGGCGACGCGCATGAGGCCCTGCACGATCATGCGGTGCTGGGCGAGGTGCCGGTGCTGAAATGGATCGTGAACATCCACCAGAGCACCTCGGGCGGCGACTTTACCCTGCTTCGGGGCCGCACCAAGGGCAGCGACCCGGACCCCTATTCCAACGTCCACGGCGCGGGCTATCGCGGGGTTTACGACTTTTCGGACCCCGACAGCTCGGTCTTCATCACCGCCACCGGCCAATCGGGGCATCCGCTTTCGCGGCATTACGATGACCTGGGGGCGCTGTGGCGGCGGGGCGAGTATATTCCGATGTCGCTCGATCCGGCGCTGGCGCGGGCGGCCAATGTGGGCGTGACGGTGCTGACGCCGGCGGAGTGA
- a CDS encoding NAD(P)-dependent oxidoreductase has translation MAKVAFLGLGVMGYPMAGHLVKAGHEVTVYNRTFAKAEKWVAEHGGTAARTPAEAASGQDFVMACVGNDDDLRAVCAGEDGALAAMTAGTVFVDHTTVSAAVTREMYAVADKGQVSFVDAPVSGGQAGAENGALAVMCGGDEGAYDRAEKIIAAYAKNCQRMGESGAGQLTKCVNQICIAGLVQGLSEGIAFAQKAGLDAKAVVEVIKDGAAGSWQMANRYQTMVDDHFSHGFAVDWMRKDLGICLSTGNEIGAALPVTALVDQFYKDVQAMGGGRWDTSSLIKRLKAFD, from the coding sequence ATGGCGAAGGTGGCATTTCTCGGACTTGGTGTCATGGGCTACCCCATGGCAGGACATCTGGTGAAAGCCGGCCACGAGGTGACGGTCTACAACCGCACCTTCGCGAAGGCCGAGAAATGGGTGGCCGAGCACGGCGGCACCGCCGCTCGAACTCCGGCCGAGGCCGCCAGCGGCCAGGATTTCGTGATGGCCTGCGTCGGCAATGACGATGACCTCCGCGCCGTCTGCGCCGGAGAGGATGGCGCCCTGGCCGCCATGACCGCCGGCACCGTCTTCGTCGATCACACCACCGTCAGTGCCGCCGTCACCCGCGAGATGTATGCCGTCGCCGACAAGGGCCAGGTAAGCTTTGTCGATGCACCGGTTTCCGGCGGGCAGGCCGGTGCCGAGAACGGCGCGCTTGCGGTGATGTGCGGCGGCGACGAGGGCGCTTACGACCGCGCCGAAAAGATCATCGCCGCCTATGCCAAGAACTGCCAGCGCATGGGCGAGAGCGGGGCGGGCCAGCTCACCAAATGCGTCAACCAGATCTGCATCGCCGGTCTCGTGCAGGGTCTCTCCGAGGGCATAGCCTTTGCCCAGAAGGCGGGCCTCGATGCCAAGGCCGTGGTGGAAGTCATCAAGGATGGCGCGGCAGGCAGTTGGCAGATGGCCAACCGCTACCAGACCATGGTCGACGACCACTTCTCCCATGGTTTTGCGGTGGACTGGATGCGCAAGGATCTCGGCATCTGCCTGTCGACCGGCAACGAGATCGGCGCGGCGCTTCCCGTCACCGCCCTCGTCGACCAGTTCTACAAGGACGTGCAGGCGATGGGCGGCGGGCGGTGGGATACCTCCTCGCTGATCAAGCGCCTCAAGGCCTTCGACTGA
- a CDS encoding DEAD/DEAH box helicase, which translates to MKQALADAIADRGYTTLTPVQEAVSDPRHAGADMLVSAQTGSGKTLGFGIAIAPTLLGEAEVFEAAEAPLALVIAPTRELALQVKRELSWLYAKAGAVVASCVGGMDMRDERRALARGAHIVVATPGRLRDHILRGSMEMQSIRAIVLDEADEMLDLGFREELEFILGEAPEERQTLLFSATVPPAIEHMAKSYQREAVRIETKAEASQHADIEYLAMAVAEADLEHCVINVLRYYEAPNAIVFANTRATVGRITTRLANRGFKVVALSGELSQQERTNALQAMRDGRARVCVATDVAARGIDLPNLDLVVHAELPGSHETLLHRSGRTGRAGRKGVSVLVVTPRSKKKALRVLGMAQLTAQWAEPPSAEAVQARDAERMLEDPVWEEAPREEEVEAIGRLVERFSPEQLAAAFLRNYATQHSAPEELSGGDLKPRPREEFGASVWFSVSQGRNQGAEPRRLLPMLCKGGGLTRDDLGAIRIGPDESYVQVREGAVQRLIDHLGESMAVEGSTRLARVDGVPDGLDRPARGPKPGPKPERKGKFEKPARPRREPRPERDAPAEERAEAPAPQPAPEVTPEAALKVAAEPMREESKPPRKPRHGAPSTGYRAGASDPSAPMGAPRRKGPPPPAGKPSSKKNRARAAEGGETPPYRKDGKPGGKPAGRFGGKPGDRPAGKFGGKPGGKPGGKPGGGFSGKPGGKPGGRPGGKPAGKFSGPKRGN; encoded by the coding sequence GTGAAACAAGCCCTTGCCGATGCCATAGCCGACCGTGGCTACACCACCCTGACCCCGGTGCAGGAGGCGGTGAGCGACCCTCGGCACGCGGGCGCGGACATGCTGGTGTCGGCGCAGACCGGCTCGGGCAAGACGCTGGGCTTCGGGATCGCCATCGCGCCGACGCTGCTGGGCGAGGCGGAGGTGTTCGAAGCCGCGGAGGCCCCGCTGGCGCTGGTGATCGCACCGACCCGCGAACTGGCTTTGCAGGTGAAGCGCGAGCTGTCATGGCTCTATGCCAAGGCGGGCGCCGTGGTGGCCTCCTGCGTGGGCGGGATGGACATGCGCGACGAGCGGCGGGCCCTGGCGCGCGGCGCGCATATCGTGGTGGCCACGCCGGGCCGCCTGCGCGACCATATCCTGCGCGGCTCGATGGAGATGCAATCCATCCGCGCGATCGTGCTCGACGAGGCCGACGAGATGCTCGACCTGGGCTTTCGGGAGGAGCTGGAGTTCATTCTCGGTGAAGCGCCAGAAGAGCGGCAGACGCTGCTCTTTTCGGCCACGGTGCCGCCTGCGATCGAACATATGGCGAAGAGCTACCAGCGCGAGGCCGTGCGGATCGAGACCAAGGCCGAGGCCTCGCAGCATGCCGATATCGAGTATCTTGCCATGGCGGTCGCCGAGGCCGACCTGGAGCATTGCGTCATCAACGTGCTGCGCTACTACGAGGCACCCAACGCCATCGTCTTTGCCAACACCCGCGCCACAGTGGGCCGGATCACCACGCGGCTCGCGAACCGGGGCTTCAAGGTGGTTGCGCTCTCGGGCGAGCTTTCGCAGCAGGAGCGCACCAATGCGCTGCAGGCCATGCGCGACGGTCGGGCGCGGGTCTGCGTGGCCACCGATGTGGCGGCGCGGGGCATCGACCTGCCCAATCTCGACCTCGTGGTGCATGCCGAGTTGCCGGGCAGCCATGAAACCCTGCTGCACCGCTCGGGCCGCACTGGCCGCGCGGGCCGCAAGGGCGTGAGCGTTCTGGTCGTCACCCCGCGCAGCAAGAAGAAGGCGCTGCGCGTGCTGGGCATGGCGCAGCTCACCGCGCAGTGGGCCGAGCCGCCCTCGGCGGAGGCGGTGCAGGCCCGCGATGCGGAGCGGATGCTCGAAGACCCGGTGTGGGAGGAAGCCCCGCGCGAGGAGGAGGTCGAGGCGATCGGGCGGCTGGTGGAACGTTTCAGCCCCGAACAGCTTGCGGCGGCTTTTCTGCGCAACTACGCGACCCAGCATTCCGCGCCCGAGGAGCTTTCGGGGGGCGATCTCAAGCCGCGGCCGCGCGAGGAGTTCGGAGCCTCGGTCTGGTTCTCGGTGAGCCAGGGGCGGAACCAGGGGGCCGAGCCGCGCCGGTTGCTGCCGATGCTCTGCAAGGGCGGCGGGCTGACGCGGGACGACCTTGGCGCCATCCGGATCGGGCCGGACGAGAGCTATGTGCAGGTGCGCGAGGGCGCGGTGCAGCGGCTGATCGACCACCTGGGCGAAAGCATGGCCGTGGAGGGCAGCACCCGACTTGCGCGGGTTGACGGGGTCCCCGACGGGTTGGACCGGCCTGCACGTGGCCCGAAACCGGGGCCGAAGCCCGAGCGGAAGGGCAAGTTCGAGAAGCCGGCCAGGCCACGGCGAGAGCCGCGCCCGGAGCGCGACGCGCCAGCGGAGGAGCGGGCCGAGGCCCCTGCCCCGCAGCCTGCGCCTGAGGTCACGCCCGAGGCCGCGCTGAAGGTTGCAGCCGAGCCGATGCGCGAAGAGAGCAAGCCGCCGCGCAAGCCGCGCCATGGCGCACCCTCGACGGGCTATCGCGCCGGGGCATCGGACCCGAGCGCGCCGATGGGCGCACCGCGCCGCAAGGGGCCGCCGCCGCCTGCGGGCAAGCCTTCAAGCAAGAAGAACCGGGCGCGGGCTGCCGAGGGCGGCGAAACCCCCCCCTACCGCAAGGACGGCAAGCCGGGCGGAAAGCCTGCGGGCAGGTTCGGTGGCAAACCGGGCGACCGGCCTGCGGGCAAGTTCGGCGGAAAGCCGGGTGGAAAGCCCGGCGGCAAGCCGGGTGGAGGCTTCAGCGGCAAACCGGGCGGCAAACCTGGCGGGCGTCCGGGTGGGAAGCCCGCCGGGAAGTTCTCGGGGCCGAAGCGCGGAAACTGA
- the hflX gene encoding GTPase HflX: protein MLHPDIQTDHGRRDAAPALEEAMALALALPGLEVVAGEVVNVRQPQPGTLFGTGKMDEIKALIQGQEIALVLVDGPVTPVQQRNLEEAWKVKLLDRTGLILEIFADRAATREGVLQVELAALSYQRTRLVRAWTHLERQRGGLGFVGGPGETQIEADRRAIDEAMIRIRRQLSKVTKTRALHRASRAKVPFPVVALVGYTNAGKSSLFNRMTGAEVLAKDMLFATLDPTMRAVELAGGVKVILSDTVGFISSLPTELVAAFRATLEEVLEADLILHVRDIASPATEEQARDVDAILESLGVSEEVTCLELWNKVDLLPDDKAEALRNQAARRDDVLVISAVSGEGLERLQEVVTGHLEGLRIEETLALAFASGRHRAWLHERDVVLAERQTEDGWSLDLRWSARQKAEFERL from the coding sequence GTGCTCCACCCGGACATCCAGACAGACCACGGCCGCCGCGACGCCGCGCCTGCGCTTGAAGAGGCGATGGCGCTCGCTTTGGCGCTTCCGGGGCTGGAGGTTGTCGCGGGGGAGGTCGTCAACGTGCGCCAGCCCCAGCCCGGCACTCTCTTCGGCACCGGCAAGATGGATGAGATCAAGGCCCTGATCCAGGGCCAGGAGATCGCGCTGGTGCTTGTCGATGGCCCGGTGACCCCGGTGCAGCAGCGCAACCTGGAGGAGGCCTGGAAGGTGAAGCTGCTCGACCGTACCGGCCTGATTCTGGAGATCTTTGCCGACCGTGCCGCCACCCGCGAGGGCGTGTTGCAGGTCGAGCTGGCCGCGCTCTCCTACCAGCGCACCCGGCTGGTGCGGGCCTGGACCCACCTCGAGCGTCAGCGCGGCGGCCTCGGCTTTGTCGGCGGTCCCGGCGAAACCCAGATCGAGGCCGACCGGCGCGCGATCGACGAGGCGATGATCCGCATTCGCCGCCAGCTCTCCAAGGTCACCAAGACCCGCGCCCTGCATCGCGCGTCCCGCGCCAAGGTGCCGTTCCCCGTGGTCGCGCTGGTGGGCTACACCAACGCCGGAAAGTCCTCGCTCTTCAACCGGATGACCGGGGCCGAGGTGCTGGCCAAGGACATGCTCTTCGCCACGCTCGACCCGACCATGCGCGCCGTCGAGCTGGCCGGCGGCGTGAAGGTGATCCTCTCCGACACCGTGGGGTTCATCTCCTCCCTGCCCACCGAGCTGGTCGCCGCCTTCCGCGCCACCCTCGAAGAGGTGCTCGAGGCCGATCTCATCCTTCACGTCCGCGACATCGCCAGCCCCGCGACCGAAGAGCAGGCCCGCGACGTGGATGCCATCCTCGAGAGTCTCGGCGTGTCGGAGGAGGTGACGTGCCTCGAACTCTGGAACAAGGTCGACCTGCTCCCCGACGACAAGGCCGAGGCCCTGCGCAACCAGGCCGCACGGCGCGACGACGTGCTGGTGATCTCTGCCGTTTCGGGCGAGGGGCTCGAGCGGTTGCAGGAGGTCGTGACCGGCCATCTCGAGGGGCTGCGGATCGAGGAAACCCTGGCGCTCGCCTTTGCCAGCGGCCGCCACCGCGCCTGGCTGCACGAGCGCGATGTCGTTCTGGCCGAACGCCAGACAGAGGACGGCTGGTCGCTCGACCTGCGCTGGTCCGCCCGCCAGAAGGCCGAATTCGAGCGCCTCTGA
- the hfq gene encoding RNA chaperone Hfq — protein sequence MASDKQNLQDAFLNHVRKTKVPVTIFLINGVKLQGVITWFDNFCVLLRRDGQSQLVYKHAISTVMPAQPISLYEGEE from the coding sequence ATGGCCAGCGACAAACAGAATTTGCAGGATGCATTTCTCAACCACGTCCGGAAGACCAAGGTTCCGGTGACCATCTTTCTGATCAACGGGGTGAAACTCCAGGGCGTGATCACCTGGTTCGACAACTTCTGTGTCCTGCTGCGCCGCGATGGCCAGTCGCAACTTGTCTACAAGCACGCGATTTCCACCGTCATGCCGGCTCAGCCGATCAGCCTCTACGAGGGCGAAGAATAG